A genomic region of Enterococcus sp. 12C11_DIV0727 contains the following coding sequences:
- the mobA gene encoding molybdenum cofactor guanylyltransferase, with the protein MTNCTAVVLCGGKSSRMGFDKSLLQLDGEFMLLRTVKQLKKIFPESLLVTNKRSKFPPAFSHVAILEDHYPEKGPLGGLVTALENIKTNYLFLLACDIPNLNIDLIRKMAKSMESYDIVICKQENRLEPLFAFYHVTCLTILKQQLQTNDWRIRKEFEHFLVKVVTLESSFGLENVNSPKELMLWNQ; encoded by the coding sequence ATAACCAATTGTACTGCCGTCGTTTTATGTGGCGGGAAAAGTTCTCGGATGGGGTTTGACAAATCCTTGCTGCAACTAGATGGAGAGTTTATGTTGCTTAGAACGGTGAAGCAGTTAAAAAAAATCTTTCCAGAGAGTTTATTAGTGACAAACAAACGAAGTAAATTTCCACCTGCTTTTTCTCATGTTGCAATACTAGAAGATCACTATCCAGAAAAAGGCCCACTTGGTGGTTTAGTCACGGCATTAGAAAATATAAAAACAAACTATTTATTTTTACTAGCTTGTGATATTCCTAACTTGAATATTGATTTGATTCGAAAAATGGCAAAATCTATGGAGTCATATGACATAGTTATTTGTAAGCAAGAAAATCGTTTAGAACCTTTATTTGCTTTTTATCATGTTACTTGTTTGACTATTTTAAAACAGCAACTTCAGACAAATGATTGGCGTATTAGAAAAGAGTTTGAGCACTTTTTGGTCAAAGTAGTTACCTTGGAATCGTCTTTTGGCTTGGAGAATGTCAATTCGCCTAAAGAATTAATGTTGTGGAATCAATGA
- a CDS encoding formate/nitrite transporter family protein produces MDFESSQDVVTSLGDKAAAKTQLSFIRLSILGIMAGFFIALGYLSFIRISGTMPKSWGGFSTFLGGCLFPIGLVALTFFGGELATGNMMVMTLGVLQKKINSKELLYNWLIVLLTNCIGGFLVAYFFGHVVGLTEGAFIEKTISVAQAKIADPPLVAFISGIGCNIFVCLAVYLGAMGKTYLGKMFGLWFPVMVFVVCGFQHVVANAFIIPAAIFSNASGIQWSDYLVNTVFVFLGNAVGGSLFLAVPLMFVTAEKKEASEPDGIYEKY; encoded by the coding sequence ATGGATTTTGAGAGTAGTCAAGATGTAGTCACAAGTTTAGGAGACAAAGCAGCAGCGAAAACTCAGTTATCTTTTATTCGATTGAGTATTTTAGGAATCATGGCGGGCTTTTTTATCGCCCTAGGATATTTATCATTCATTAGAATCTCAGGAACGATGCCGAAAAGTTGGGGAGGTTTCTCAACATTTTTAGGTGGGTGTTTATTTCCAATTGGATTGGTAGCGCTTACTTTTTTTGGCGGTGAATTGGCAACGGGGAATATGATGGTTATGACGCTAGGTGTTTTGCAAAAAAAAATCAACAGTAAAGAGTTGCTTTATAATTGGCTGATTGTTTTGCTCACAAATTGTATTGGTGGCTTTTTAGTGGCTTATTTCTTTGGTCATGTTGTTGGGTTGACGGAAGGAGCATTTATAGAAAAGACTATTTCAGTTGCTCAAGCAAAAATCGCAGATCCGCCACTTGTTGCATTTATTTCGGGTATCGGCTGTAATATTTTTGTCTGCTTAGCCGTTTATCTTGGTGCGATGGGCAAAACGTATCTTGGTAAAATGTTTGGTCTGTGGTTTCCAGTGATGGTTTTTGTTGTTTGCGGATTTCAACATGTGGTCGCAAATGCTTTTATCATACCAGCAGCTATTTTTTCAAATGCGAGTGGGATTCAATGGTCGGACTATCTTGTCAATACAGTCTTTGTTTTTTTAGGAAATGCGGTTGGCGGTAGTTTATTTTTGGCAGTTCCATTGATGTTTGTAACGGCTGAAAAAAAGGAAGCGAGTGAGCCTGATGGTATTTACGAAAAGTATTGA
- a CDS encoding NAD(P)H-dependent oxidoreductase subunit E encodes MSSLSLSEKEAIILANDSDPQRILNMLIAIQYGSEEGYIDEATAQLVGDHLHLSQARVYEILSFYAILKTEPQAKYVLKICNSTPCLFTGGTMLAEVLETILEVPADEPTPDGLFMYHSIPCIGACDKGPVIKIKDTVFADLTEAKVYQLIDDLQRGCYQEL; translated from the coding sequence ATGAGTTCATTAAGTTTATCAGAAAAGGAAGCGATTATTTTAGCAAATGATTCTGACCCACAGCGTATCCTAAATATGTTGATTGCCATTCAATATGGCTCCGAAGAAGGGTATATTGATGAAGCAACTGCGCAGCTAGTTGGAGATCATTTACATTTATCTCAAGCTCGAGTGTATGAGATTTTAAGTTTTTACGCTATCTTAAAAACAGAGCCGCAAGCAAAATATGTCTTAAAAATTTGTAATAGTACACCCTGTCTTTTTACAGGCGGAACAATGTTAGCAGAGGTTTTGGAGACGATTTTGGAAGTCCCAGCAGATGAACCAACACCGGATGGACTGTTTATGTATCATAGTATTCCTTGTATTGGTGCCTGTGATAAAGGACCTGTAATCAAAATCAAGGATACCGTATTTGCTGATTTGACGGAAGCGAAGGTTTATCAATTGATCGATGACCTCCAGCGTGGATGTTATCAAGAGCTATAG
- a CDS encoding complex I 51 kDa subunit family protein encodes MIKRNQPVLLERVNKMRQATNVGEYQEYQGFSGLLKAIEMDKEAILDELDLAHLRGRGGAAFPLGKKWRHLYGAKGDTKYIVCNADEGEPGTFKDKVLLKHDPLSVIEGMVIAGYLFSAKAGYIYMRGEYLGIQKIFQEALDNAEKAGFLGENILGIPGFNYNITIISGAGAYVCGENSALLNSIEGKTGRPRVKPPHLADVGLYLQPTLVNNVESFAGIPVILREGGQAYRDLGTEDGGGTKLICLSGHIKNRGLYEVNLGTSLQDILYSEEYGGGTSTGRPLKFIHFGGQSGPIGAVQNLEDCIYSYEGLWDKDLSIGSGAIVVMDDQVSIVDYLVQVAAFFAHESCGKCTPCRLGTTRILELLTKFNNQTAVVGDLERLEKMLMHVTNLSACGLGQSVANPMKSGLAYFPEEFEAGIREAVTPVKGGLW; translated from the coding sequence ATGATCAAACGAAATCAACCGGTATTATTAGAACGTGTTAATAAGATGAGGCAGGCGACAAATGTTGGTGAATATCAAGAATACCAAGGATTTTCAGGGTTGTTAAAGGCAATTGAAATGGATAAAGAGGCTATTTTGGATGAACTAGATTTAGCGCATTTACGCGGACGCGGTGGAGCGGCGTTTCCATTAGGAAAAAAATGGCGACATTTATATGGGGCCAAAGGTGATACAAAATACATTGTCTGTAATGCCGATGAAGGGGAACCCGGAACGTTTAAGGATAAAGTGTTATTAAAACATGATCCTTTGAGTGTCATTGAGGGCATGGTGATCGCTGGCTATCTTTTTTCCGCTAAAGCAGGGTATATCTATATGCGGGGAGAATATTTAGGCATTCAGAAAATTTTTCAAGAAGCCTTGGATAATGCCGAAAAAGCTGGTTTTTTGGGAGAAAATATTTTAGGAATTCCAGGTTTTAACTATAATATCACGATTATTTCAGGTGCTGGAGCGTATGTTTGTGGAGAAAATTCAGCTCTTTTAAATTCGATTGAAGGCAAAACGGGTCGACCAAGAGTTAAACCGCCCCATTTAGCAGATGTTGGTTTATATCTGCAGCCAACGCTAGTGAATAATGTTGAATCATTTGCAGGGATTCCTGTGATTTTACGTGAAGGAGGGCAAGCTTATCGTGATCTTGGAACCGAAGATGGTGGCGGGACTAAACTGATTTGTTTGTCTGGTCATATCAAAAATCGCGGTTTATATGAAGTAAATCTTGGCACGTCGCTGCAAGATATTCTTTATTCTGAAGAATACGGTGGTGGTACTTCAACAGGCCGACCGTTGAAATTTATTCATTTTGGTGGCCAATCTGGTCCGATTGGGGCGGTTCAAAATCTTGAGGATTGTATCTATTCCTATGAAGGATTATGGGATAAGGATTTATCAATTGGTTCTGGTGCGATCGTTGTGATGGATGATCAGGTGAGCATCGTCGATTATTTAGTGCAGGTCGCTGCCTTTTTTGCACACGAATCTTGTGGTAAATGTACACCTTGTCGCTTAGGCACAACACGAATTTTGGAGCTTCTGACAAAATTCAATAACCAAACGGCTGTTGTTGGTGATCTTGAACGACTTGAAAAAATGTTGATGCATGTGACGAACCTTTCCGCGTGTGGATTAGGTCAGTCTGTTGCCAATCCGATGAAAAGCGGTTTAGCTTATTTTCCAGAGGAATTTGAGGCTGGTATCCGTGAAGCAGTTACACCAGTAAAAGGGGGGCTTTGGTAA
- the fdhF gene encoding formate dehydrogenase subunit alpha encodes METKLKTATITMSIDDQQITVPKGTTVLEAASMLNIEIPTLCHLKELAPDGSCRMCTIEVEGGRKGGLTTACTAHCQDGMVVHTNSPRVNDSRRFVLDLLLSNHKLDCFSCGKNGDCKLQDYCLDYGIDDTSFTDGKRMPCHQEDTSNPFFDYDPEKCIMCRRCSKVCQLRQGRDVISIAKRGFDTKMTPSYGAAFDQSLCESCGNCVSACPTGALVSKDHKTYREWETKKIPTTCPHCGTGCQMNLVVKGNKLVGVEPINGAANKNLLCVKGKFASYKFVGSGDRLTEPLIKRNGVFEPATWDEALSLVADKFNQLKADHGPDSLAGFSCSRSINEDNYVFQKMMRAAFGTNNVDNCARVCHSASVHGLAHTLGSGAMTNPIADITTDVEVILLVGSNPEEAHPVIGSQIRQAMQRGAKVIVVDPRKIDLVKNCELHLQIQAGTNVAFANGMMHVILKEGLADQAFIKEKTEGFEALEQLVAEYTPEKVAEICHIEADDLIKAARLYAKAEKAPIIYCLGVTEHSTGTEGVMSMSNMAMLVGKIGKPGCGVNPLRGQNNVQGACDMGCMPYDFPGYQKVANPEVMAKFEKAWGVNLNKNVGLTSTQVLPAATEGKIKGLYIFGEDPIVTDPDTTHVRKALENLEFFVVQELFMTETAAYADVVLPGISYAEKDGTFTNTERRVQRVRKAVEPKGEAREDYAIFCDVMTRLGYPSHYDSAKEIMDEIASLTPTFGGINYDRLEVTSGLQWPCRTPEDPGTPIMHVGEFTRGKGLFMAIPYKKSRELPDESYPYLMSTGRMLYHYNTRAMTGRTEGINQLANRSYIEINTVDAKRLGIKEGDKVNVKSRRGTIETYAAVGNRVFPQEVFMTFHFPDGNVNELTNAEFDEIAIIPEYKVCAVDITPVR; translated from the coding sequence ATGGAAACAAAATTAAAAACAGCAACCATTACGATGTCGATCGATGATCAGCAGATTACTGTACCAAAAGGAACAACTGTATTAGAAGCGGCATCAATGTTGAATATAGAAATCCCTACACTGTGCCATTTGAAGGAATTAGCGCCAGATGGTTCATGTCGGATGTGTACAATTGAAGTCGAGGGTGGCCGAAAAGGTGGGTTGACCACTGCTTGTACTGCTCATTGCCAAGATGGCATGGTGGTTCACACAAACTCTCCAAGAGTTAATGATTCCCGCCGCTTTGTTTTAGATCTATTGTTGAGTAATCATAAATTAGACTGTTTTTCTTGTGGGAAAAATGGGGACTGCAAGTTACAAGATTATTGTTTGGATTATGGCATCGATGATACGAGCTTCACGGATGGTAAACGAATGCCTTGTCATCAAGAAGATACGAGTAATCCATTTTTTGATTATGATCCAGAAAAGTGTATTATGTGTAGGCGTTGTTCTAAGGTCTGTCAGTTACGCCAAGGACGAGATGTCATTAGCATTGCTAAACGCGGTTTTGATACGAAAATGACCCCTAGTTACGGAGCTGCTTTTGATCAGTCACTTTGTGAGTCTTGTGGAAATTGCGTTTCAGCTTGTCCAACAGGTGCCTTAGTGAGTAAAGATCATAAAACTTATCGGGAGTGGGAGACAAAAAAAATTCCGACCACTTGTCCGCATTGTGGGACTGGTTGCCAAATGAATCTTGTGGTGAAAGGAAATAAATTAGTTGGTGTTGAACCAATCAATGGCGCTGCAAATAAAAATCTTTTATGTGTGAAAGGTAAGTTTGCTTCGTATAAATTTGTAGGTTCTGGTGATCGTTTAACGGAGCCGTTGATTAAACGTAATGGTGTTTTTGAACCAGCAACCTGGGATGAAGCATTGAGTTTAGTTGCGGACAAATTTAATCAATTGAAGGCCGATCATGGTCCAGATTCTTTAGCTGGTTTTTCGTGTTCACGGTCGATCAACGAAGATAATTATGTTTTCCAAAAAATGATGCGGGCGGCTTTCGGTACGAATAATGTGGATAATTGTGCCCGGGTTTGTCACTCTGCTTCTGTCCATGGTTTGGCCCACACATTAGGATCAGGTGCAATGACAAATCCAATTGCAGATATTACGACAGATGTTGAGGTGATTTTATTAGTTGGTTCAAATCCAGAAGAAGCTCATCCAGTGATTGGTTCACAAATTCGTCAAGCGATGCAGCGCGGAGCAAAAGTGATCGTGGTCGATCCTCGTAAAATCGATTTAGTCAAAAATTGTGAACTTCATTTACAAATCCAAGCTGGAACCAATGTAGCTTTCGCCAATGGCATGATGCATGTGATTTTAAAAGAAGGTCTGGCTGATCAGGCCTTTATCAAAGAAAAGACAGAAGGCTTTGAAGCGCTGGAACAACTTGTCGCTGAGTATACACCTGAAAAAGTTGCAGAAATTTGCCATATCGAAGCAGATGACTTGATCAAAGCGGCTAGATTATATGCGAAAGCAGAAAAAGCGCCAATCATTTATTGTTTAGGTGTGACCGAACACTCTACTGGAACTGAAGGGGTTATGAGCATGTCGAATATGGCAATGCTCGTTGGAAAAATCGGGAAGCCAGGTTGTGGCGTTAATCCTTTGCGCGGGCAAAACAATGTTCAAGGAGCCTGTGATATGGGATGTATGCCGTATGATTTTCCAGGATATCAAAAAGTTGCCAATCCAGAAGTAATGGCGAAATTTGAAAAAGCATGGGGAGTTAACTTAAATAAAAATGTTGGGCTGACCTCGACCCAAGTCTTACCGGCTGCGACAGAAGGAAAAATCAAAGGGTTGTATATTTTTGGCGAAGATCCAATCGTAACCGATCCTGATACCACTCATGTACGGAAAGCACTAGAGAATTTAGAATTTTTTGTTGTCCAAGAATTATTTATGACGGAAACGGCGGCATACGCAGATGTAGTGCTTCCAGGAATTAGTTATGCTGAGAAAGATGGAACCTTCACGAATACTGAAAGACGTGTTCAACGAGTGCGTAAAGCAGTTGAACCGAAAGGTGAAGCGAGAGAAGATTATGCGATTTTCTGCGATGTGATGACCCGACTTGGCTACCCAAGCCATTATGACTCGGCTAAAGAAATCATGGATGAAATTGCTAGTCTTACACCAACTTTTGGCGGAATCAATTATGACCGATTAGAAGTAACCAGTGGTTTGCAGTGGCCTTGTCGCACACCAGAAGATCCAGGTACACCAATCATGCATGTTGGCGAGTTTACCCGAGGTAAGGGATTATTTATGGCAATTCCCTATAAAAAATCTAGAGAACTACCTGATGAAAGTTATCCTTATCTAATGTCAACAGGCCGAATGCTTTATCATTACAACACCCGGGCAATGACAGGTCGAACGGAAGGAATCAATCAACTTGCGAATCGTTCCTATATTGAAATCAACACAGTGGATGCCAAGCGTTTAGGCATCAAAGAAGGCGACAAAGTCAACGTGAAATCCAGAAGGGGAACCATTGAAACCTATGCGGCTGTTGGAAACCGCGTTTTTCCACAAGAAGTCTTTATGACTTTCCATTTTCCAGATGGAAACGTCAATGAATTGACCAATGCTGAATTTGATGAAATCGCAATCATTCCTGAATATAAAGTATGTGCTGTTGATATTACACCTGTCAGGTAA
- a CDS encoding molybdopterin molybdotransferase MoeA, whose amino-acid sequence MIEVEAARIKINQFFAQQKAVEHVSILKAVGRVCAEDIFAKIAVPHFPRAGMDGYAVIAEETQGASLEKPICLNVSNSIFAGDSEPDRVNESGSAVRIMTGAPIPAPFDAVIKQEWTDYGQTEVKIYREIKAGRNYGVVGEDVRLEQKIFSKYQLINSRVVGILAAQGIEMIQVLAPMKVGILATGSELVSLGATLTSGKIYDSNLYTLASFIQSSGSQIIFKEHCSDDPKEIAEIIRERVADVDLLITTGGVSVGEKDYVPQVIESLGGETLFHFVNMKPGTPMMASSYQNKLLLNLSGNPFAAVVNLHLFYWSALAHFLNCSELKLEQRQVQLLEELTPSNIRRFIRAYEENGMVSLNAKLHYSSVFHNTLETNCMIDQPAKKLLKKGDYVTVYYWKF is encoded by the coding sequence ATGATTGAAGTCGAAGCAGCAAGAATAAAAATCAACCAATTTTTCGCTCAGCAAAAAGCAGTGGAGCATGTTTCTATTTTAAAAGCTGTTGGACGAGTCTGCGCAGAAGATATCTTTGCTAAAATCGCTGTACCACATTTTCCTAGAGCTGGTATGGATGGTTATGCCGTTATTGCTGAAGAAACACAAGGTGCAAGTTTAGAAAAACCAATTTGTTTAAACGTCAGTAACTCGATTTTTGCTGGAGATTCAGAGCCAGATCGAGTAAATGAATCTGGTTCTGCTGTTAGAATCATGACAGGAGCACCGATTCCAGCCCCTTTTGATGCGGTGATCAAACAAGAATGGACCGATTATGGCCAAACAGAGGTCAAAATCTACCGAGAAATCAAAGCGGGGCGTAATTATGGTGTTGTGGGTGAAGATGTGAGGCTTGAACAAAAAATTTTTTCAAAATATCAATTGATCAATAGCCGTGTAGTTGGTATCTTAGCAGCCCAAGGAATTGAAATGATTCAAGTCTTAGCGCCAATGAAAGTCGGAATTTTAGCGACTGGGAGTGAGTTAGTTTCTTTAGGGGCAACACTCACTTCAGGCAAAATCTATGACAGCAATCTATATACGCTAGCTTCGTTCATTCAATCTAGTGGCAGTCAAATAATCTTCAAAGAGCATTGTTCAGATGATCCTAAAGAGATTGCTGAGATCATTCGTGAAAGAGTGGCAGATGTGGATCTATTGATCACGACAGGCGGTGTTTCAGTGGGGGAAAAGGACTATGTTCCTCAAGTTATCGAATCTTTAGGTGGAGAGACGCTCTTTCATTTTGTAAATATGAAACCAGGAACACCAATGATGGCAAGTAGCTATCAAAACAAACTACTTTTAAACTTGTCTGGCAATCCTTTTGCGGCTGTGGTCAATTTGCATCTATTTTATTGGTCAGCGCTGGCTCATTTTTTAAACTGCTCTGAGTTAAAGCTAGAACAACGTCAAGTTCAATTACTAGAAGAGTTAACGCCTTCTAATATTCGCCGCTTTATTCGGGCGTATGAAGAAAATGGTATGGTATCTTTAAATGCAAAATTACATTATTCTTCAGTATTTCATAATACTCTTGAAACCAATTGTATGATCGATCAACCAGCTAAAAAGCTATTGAAAAAAGGAGACTATGTAACAGTTTATTATTGGAAATTTTAA
- the moaC gene encoding cyclic pyranopterin monophosphate synthase MoaC yields the protein MKETLQFTHINEQGQARMVDVSKKAATERTAVAYGEIHMNQEVASGIKNQTIKKGEVLQVARVAGIMAAKKTFELIPLCHVLALTKCEVDFSWKTAQILSVRCLTKTVGVTGVEMEALTGANIALLTIYDMCKAMDHEMKIMNVCLLEKSGGNSGHFISTNQEINE from the coding sequence ATGAAAGAAACTTTACAATTTACTCATATCAATGAACAAGGACAAGCTCGGATGGTCGATGTTTCAAAAAAAGCAGCAACAGAAAGAACCGCAGTCGCTTACGGAGAGATTCATATGAATCAAGAGGTTGCATCAGGGATCAAAAATCAGACGATAAAAAAAGGCGAAGTGCTGCAAGTGGCTAGAGTGGCAGGGATTATGGCGGCAAAAAAAACATTTGAATTAATTCCACTTTGTCATGTCTTAGCCTTAACGAAATGTGAGGTCGATTTTAGCTGGAAGACAGCTCAAATTTTATCCGTTCGTTGTTTAACAAAAACAGTGGGGGTTACAGGTGTTGAGATGGAAGCCTTGACTGGCGCTAATATTGCCCTGCTAACGATTTATGATATGTGCAAGGCAATGGATCATGAGATGAAGATCATGAATGTCTGTTTACTAGAAAAATCAGGTGGTAATAGCGGACATTTTATTTCAACAAATCAGGAGATCAACGAATAA
- the moaA gene encoding GTP 3',8-cyclase MoaA, whose protein sequence is MKDSFNREIDYVRLSVTDRCDLRCTYCMPATGMCFLKKNEVLSFDNLVFLIKSLAKQGIKKVKITGGEPLTRRDTVALIKSIKAINGIEKVTLTTNGIQLERYAEALKEANLDGLNISIDTLDPDEFRAITRVGELKRVLTGLEKAIEVGLPNIKVNTVARGELTEEAICEIAALAKMNPIHVRFIELMPIGLGKGCPGKTQEELFSIIESNYGQLRPFEQRLGNGPASYFSLPDFKGKIGFISALGHCFCAECDRIRITADGCLKTCLHMDDGCDLKGALQAEDEELLLKQVFSAIQRKPAKHHFLESQGDSRLMSQIGG, encoded by the coding sequence ATGAAGGATTCTTTTAATCGTGAAATTGATTATGTGCGGCTATCTGTGACAGATCGTTGTGATCTTAGGTGTACGTACTGTATGCCGGCAACAGGAATGTGTTTTCTAAAAAAAAATGAGGTTTTAAGTTTTGATAACCTAGTATTTTTGATCAAGAGTTTAGCTAAACAAGGAATTAAAAAAGTTAAAATCACAGGTGGTGAACCCTTGACTCGCAGGGATACTGTCGCATTGATCAAGTCGATAAAAGCTATCAACGGTATTGAAAAAGTGACCTTAACAACCAATGGTATTCAGTTGGAAAGATATGCTGAGGCTTTAAAAGAGGCGAATTTAGATGGACTTAATATTAGTATTGATACATTAGATCCAGACGAATTTCGTGCAATTACCCGAGTAGGGGAGTTAAAACGAGTATTAACTGGTTTGGAAAAAGCCATCGAGGTAGGTTTACCGAATATTAAAGTGAATACAGTTGCTAGAGGAGAGCTGACAGAAGAGGCTATTTGCGAAATTGCAGCACTTGCTAAAATGAACCCCATCCATGTACGTTTTATTGAGTTGATGCCGATCGGTTTAGGCAAAGGCTGTCCTGGAAAGACACAAGAAGAGCTCTTTTCTATAATAGAATCAAACTATGGCCAGCTGAGACCCTTTGAACAGCGTTTAGGAAATGGACCAGCTAGTTATTTTTCATTACCAGATTTTAAAGGGAAAATTGGCTTTATTAGCGCGTTAGGTCATTGTTTTTGTGCTGAATGTGATCGAATCCGGATTACAGCAGATGGCTGTTTGAAGACCTGCTTGCATATGGACGATGGCTGTGATTTAAAAGGCGCTTTGCAGGCAGAAGATGAAGAATTACTGTTAAAACAGGTTTTTTCAGCAATTCAACGTAAACCTGCGAAACATCATTTTTTAGAGAGTCAGGGCGATTCTCGGTTAATGTCACAAATTGGAGGGTAA
- a CDS encoding MOSC domain-containing protein, which produces MAVGEIIGINISERRGTQKKEIPEVDLIKGFGLENDAHGGNWHRQVSLLSFEKITEFNERGARVGNGAFGENIIVSGIDLRVLPVGSQIRIGQAELVVTQIGKECHKHCQIYARVGDCIMPREGIFAVVVAEGHIKKGDQLEVV; this is translated from the coding sequence ATGGCAGTAGGAGAAATTATTGGGATCAATATTAGTGAACGACGGGGGACACAGAAAAAAGAAATTCCAGAAGTCGATTTAATCAAAGGTTTTGGGTTAGAAAATGATGCGCATGGCGGCAATTGGCATCGCCAAGTCAGCTTGTTATCTTTTGAAAAAATCACCGAGTTTAATGAGCGGGGAGCTCGTGTAGGCAATGGTGCTTTTGGCGAAAATATTATTGTATCAGGAATTGACCTGCGTGTATTACCTGTTGGCAGTCAAATTCGGATTGGTCAGGCGGAATTAGTCGTGACGCAAATTGGGAAAGAATGCCATAAACATTGTCAAATCTATGCACGAGTGGGCGATTGTATTATGCCTAGAGAAGGTATTTTTGCTGTTGTCGTAGCAGAAGGTCATATCAAAAAAGGAGATCAACTAGAAGTTGTATAA
- a CDS encoding MogA/MoaB family molybdenum cofactor biosynthesis protein, with the protein MYKVGIITLSDKGAQGLREDESGRIIKELIQDQFELVNQTILPDEVRELSSLLIEWCRTCDLILTTGGTGLGVRDITPEATLSIGEKEIPGISEGMLMQSIQKTPFAMLSRGVAVQRGKTLIINLPGSPKGVTENLSYLLPILPHALDILTDRKTEH; encoded by the coding sequence TTGTATAAAGTAGGGATCATTACATTAAGTGATAAAGGGGCTCAGGGACTACGAGAAGATGAATCTGGTCGGATCATAAAAGAGCTGATCCAAGATCAATTTGAACTGGTGAATCAAACTATATTACCAGATGAAGTGCGTGAGCTTAGCTCATTATTGATTGAATGGTGTAGAACTTGCGACTTGATCTTAACGACTGGTGGTACTGGTCTAGGTGTCCGAGACATCACACCAGAAGCAACCTTAAGTATTGGAGAAAAAGAGATTCCAGGTATTAGTGAAGGAATGCTCATGCAAAGTATTCAAAAAACGCCCTTTGCCATGTTGAGCCGAGGTGTTGCGGTACAGCGGGGGAAAACCTTGATCATCAATTTACCAGGAAGTCCTAAAGGGGTGACTGAAAATCTAAGTTACTTACTACCGATTTTACCTCATGCCTTAGATATTTTAACCGATCGAAAAACAGAGCATTAA
- a CDS encoding molybdopterin-binding protein: MKVVKTVDAVGLILYQDITKIVKGEFKGALFSKGYQVKQEDIPVLLALGKEHLFLKSDESNLIHENDAADFLYHLIAGKQMRPTPVSEGKIEVVAEVDGLLKVDQDRLFALNSIEKVAVATLKNNQKVKAGQKVAGTRIIPLEIEPENLLQAEKLIGHKEILTLIPFKPVKVGIVTTGSEVFKGLIKDSFTPVVKEKLSHYPNATIAFHEIVNDDPQQITKAIEKMLAAGAEVIFCTGGMSVDPDDRTPLAIKQTGAKIVFHGTPVLPGSMLLLAYLDGKTIMGLPGGVMFSERTVFDLLLPRIIAQDTITKEEITALGYGGYL, translated from the coding sequence ATGAAAGTTGTAAAGACAGTCGATGCAGTAGGGTTGATTTTGTATCAGGATATTACCAAAATCGTAAAAGGTGAGTTTAAAGGAGCTCTTTTTTCAAAAGGCTATCAAGTTAAACAAGAAGATATTCCCGTGTTGCTTGCATTAGGAAAAGAGCACTTATTTTTAAAATCAGATGAATCAAACTTGATCCACGAAAATGATGCAGCTGATTTTTTATATCATTTGATTGCTGGAAAACAGATGCGACCAACACCGGTTTCAGAAGGGAAAATCGAAGTAGTAGCTGAAGTAGACGGCTTATTGAAAGTCGATCAAGACAGGTTGTTTGCCTTAAACTCGATTGAAAAAGTTGCAGTTGCAACACTGAAAAATAATCAAAAGGTTAAGGCTGGACAAAAAGTAGCAGGAACACGGATCATTCCGTTAGAAATTGAACCAGAAAACTTGCTTCAAGCTGAAAAATTGATTGGTCATAAAGAAATCTTAACTTTAATCCCTTTTAAGCCAGTAAAGGTAGGAATCGTGACGACGGGCAGTGAAGTATTCAAAGGATTGATCAAAGATTCTTTTACCCCTGTTGTTAAGGAGAAATTATCTCACTATCCAAATGCTACGATTGCTTTTCACGAAATTGTCAATGATGATCCACAACAGATCACAAAAGCGATTGAAAAGATGCTGGCAGCTGGAGCGGAGGTCATTTTTTGCACTGGAGGTATGAGTGTTGATCCAGATGACCGCACGCCACTAGCAATAAAACAAACAGGAGCAAAGATTGTTTTTCATGGTACACCAGTTTTACCAGGTTCAATGTTGTTGTTAGCTTATTTAGATGGAAAAACAATTATGGGGTTGCCTGGCGGTGTGATGTTTTCTGAACGGACGGTATTTGATTTGCTATTGCCAAGGATCATTGCGCAAGACACGATCACGAAAGAAGAAATCACTGCCTTAGGGTATGGTGGCTATTTATAA